In Helicobacter pylori, a single genomic region encodes these proteins:
- a CDS encoding DNA methyltransferase: MELIEFNKKRIIIGNPPFGHRGKLALDFLNKSLNEAPIVAFILPNLFKRYSIQKHIDKRAKLVLNAPLEKNAFIFNERPYDVKCVFQIYMHKNIALNLKDERIIAPPKIRHNDFITYIHNNTPHTLKYFNKEKYQWDFAVVRQGFYDYNEKITNANLLIKNRQYFFIKAHSKEALRIIHKIDFNKLAHKNTQVLGFSTYDFVEEYCKLKGMHA, encoded by the coding sequence TTGGAATTGATTGAGTTTAACAAAAAGCGTATTATTATTGGCAACCCTCCTTTTGGGCATAGAGGGAAATTAGCCCTAGATTTTTTAAACAAATCTTTAAACGAAGCGCCTATTGTAGCGTTTATTTTGCCCAATTTATTCAAACGCTATTCCATTCAAAAACACATTGATAAGCGTGCAAAATTGGTTTTAAACGCCCCTTTAGAAAAAAACGCTTTCATTTTTAATGAACGACCCTATGATGTGAAATGCGTTTTTCAAATCTATATGCATAAAAATATCGCCCTAAATCTTAAAGACGAACGCATCATTGCACCCCCAAAAATCCGCCATAATGACTTTATTACTTACATTCATAACAACACACCACACACCCTAAAATATTTCAACAAAGAAAAATACCAATGGGATTTTGCGGTGGTGAGACAAGGCTTTTATGATTACAACGAAAAGATCACCAATGCAAATTTACTGATTAAAAACCGACAATATTTTTTCATCAAAGCCCATTCTAAAGAAGCTTTAAGGATTATCCATAAAATTGATTTCAACAAACTCGCTCATAAAAACACGCAAGTTTTAGGGTTTTCTACTTATGATTTTGTGGAAGAATATTGCAAATTAAAGGGAATGCATGCTTGA
- the leuS gene encoding leucine--tRNA ligase: MDFINIEKKWQEFWWKNKSFEPKDDFNLPKKYILSMLPYPSGEIHMGHVRNYTIGDALARYYRLHHYNVLHPMGFDSFGMPAENAAIKHGIHPKTWTYENIEAMQKEFEALGFSFSKNREFATSDPDYTKFEQQFFIDLWEKGLIYRKKAMLNWCPNDKTVLANEQVIDGRCWRCDTEVVQKELYQYYLKITNYAEELLKDLETLEDHWPSQVLTMQKNWIGKSSGLQFGFKIADECLKACNGIQEIEVFTTRADTIYGVTYIAIAPEHPLVEHAIKRVSQEDSKIIKAILNTTQRERALEKKGAFLGVYAIHPLTKQKIPVWVANFALANYGSGALMGVPACDERDFEFANLYHIPIKVITQSSQSLPHTKEEVLKNSGEWSDLSSSVAREKIIAYFEKENLGKRVINYRLQDWGVSRQRYWGAPIPMIHCKNCGIVPETQLPVTLPEDIVIDGEGNPLEKHASWKFAQCPKCHKDALRETDTMDTFIQSSWYFLRYTTPKNQRENQAFDQNYLKYFMPVDTYIGGIEHAILHLLYARFFTKALRDLGYLNLDEPFKQLITQGMVLKDGAKMSKSKGNVVSPKEILKKYGADAARLFILFAAPPAKELEWNDSALEGAHRFIKRLYDKANAITPTTSKPEFKGVGLNEAQKLARKKVYEALKKSHEIFNKAESAYAFNTLIASCMEALNALSAQNNEQILCEGYFVLLQILEPIIPHTAWELSERLFKRENFKPIAIDEDALMEDFMTLGLTINGKRRAELKVNINASKEEIIVLAKKELEKYLENASVKKEIYVPNKLVNFVIA, from the coding sequence ATGGATTTTATCAATATAGAAAAAAAATGGCAAGAATTTTGGTGGAAAAATAAGAGTTTTGAGCCTAAAGACGATTTTAACCTCCCTAAAAAATACATTCTAAGCATGCTGCCTTATCCTAGTGGGGAAATCCACATGGGGCATGTGCGCAATTACACCATTGGCGATGCGTTGGCACGTTATTATCGTTTGCACCATTACAATGTGTTACACCCTATGGGGTTTGATTCTTTTGGGATGCCTGCAGAAAATGCGGCCATTAAGCATGGTATCCACCCTAAAACCTGGACTTATGAAAACATTGAAGCCATGCAAAAAGAGTTTGAAGCTTTAGGGTTTTCTTTTTCTAAAAACAGGGAATTTGCCACTTCAGATCCGGATTACACGAAATTTGAACAGCAATTTTTCATTGATTTGTGGGAAAAAGGGCTAATTTATCGCAAGAAAGCCATGCTCAATTGGTGTCCTAACGACAAAACCGTTTTAGCTAATGAGCAAGTCATTGATGGGAGGTGTTGGCGTTGCGATACGGAAGTTGTTCAAAAAGAACTCTACCAATATTATTTGAAGATCACAAACTACGCTGAAGAATTACTAAAAGACTTAGAAACTTTAGAAGATCATTGGCCTTCTCAAGTCCTAACCATGCAAAAAAACTGGATAGGGAAATCTAGCGGGTTGCAATTTGGCTTTAAAATCGCTGATGAGTGCTTGAAAGCTTGCAACGGCATTCAAGAAATTGAAGTTTTTACCACAAGAGCGGATACCATTTATGGCGTAACTTACATCGCCATCGCCCCAGAACACCCTTTAGTAGAGCATGCCATTAAGCGAGTGAGCCAAGAAGATTCAAAGATCATTAAAGCGATTTTAAACACGACTCAAAGAGAAAGAGCTTTGGAGAAAAAAGGGGCGTTTTTAGGCGTTTATGCTATCCACCCTTTAACGAAGCAAAAAATCCCTGTTTGGGTGGCTAATTTCGCCCTAGCCAATTATGGCTCTGGGGCGTTAATGGGCGTGCCAGCCTGCGATGAAAGGGATTTTGAATTCGCTAATCTTTATCATATTCCTATTAAAGTGATCACGCAAAGCTCTCAAAGTTTGCCCCACACCAAAGAAGAGGTTTTAAAAAATAGCGGGGAGTGGAGCGATCTTTCTAGCTCAGTGGCCAGAGAAAAAATCATCGCTTATTTTGAAAAAGAAAACCTCGGTAAAAGGGTCATCAACTACCGCTTGCAAGATTGGGGGGTGAGCCGTCAAAGGTATTGGGGAGCGCCCATTCCTATGATTCATTGCAAGAATTGTGGGATTGTGCCTGAAACCCAACTGCCGGTAACTTTACCTGAAGACATTGTGATTGATGGGGAGGGCAATCCGTTAGAAAAGCATGCGAGTTGGAAATTCGCTCAATGCCCTAAATGCCACAAAGACGCTTTAAGAGAAACAGACACCATGGACACTTTCATCCAATCCAGTTGGTATTTCTTGCGTTATACCACCCCCAAAAACCAGCGTGAAAATCAAGCGTTTGATCAAAATTACTTGAAGTATTTCATGCCGGTGGACACTTATATTGGCGGCATTGAACATGCGATTTTGCACTTGTTATACGCGCGCTTTTTCACTAAGGCTTTAAGGGATTTGGGCTATCTCAATTTAGATGAGCCTTTCAAACAGCTCATCACCCAAGGCATGGTTTTAAAAGATGGCGCTAAGATGAGCAAATCTAAAGGCAATGTCGTTAGCCCTAAAGAGATACTTAAAAAATACGGGGCTGATGCCGCAAGACTCTTTATCCTTTTTGCTGCCCCGCCGGCTAAAGAATTGGAATGGAATGACAGCGCTTTAGAGGGGGCACACCGGTTTATCAAGCGCTTATACGATAAAGCGAACGCCATTACCCCTACCACTTCTAAGCCTGAATTTAAAGGAGTGGGCCTGAATGAAGCGCAAAAACTAGCTCGTAAGAAAGTCTATGAAGCGTTAAAAAAATCGCATGAAATTTTCAATAAGGCTGAAAGCGCTTACGCGTTTAACACTTTGATCGCAAGTTGCATGGAAGCCTTAAACGCTTTGAGTGCGCAAAATAATGAGCAAATTTTATGCGAGGGTTATTTTGTGTTGTTGCAAATTTTAGAGCCTATTATCCCACACACCGCATGGGAGTTGAGCGAGAGGCTTTTTAAAAGAGAGAATTTCAAGCCTATAGCGATCGATGAAGACGCTTTGATGGAAGACTTTATGACTTTAGGGCTTACCATTAATGGCAAAAGGCGCGCGGAATTGAAAGTCAATATTAACGCCAGTAAAGAAGAAATTATTGTTTTGGCTAAAAAAGAATTAGAGAAATATTTAGAAAACGCGAGCGTTAAAAAAGAAATTTATGTGCCTAATAAGCTTGTTAATTTTGTTATCGCATGA
- a CDS encoding type II restriction endonuclease has protein sequence MLEKVFQEITNKRKFFASSSTGEQFENQFRNELKKHFSEINGDLTEELSHIEEKPNKEIKTAFNQLKKQVLEKNHPHTLKNPFSNLTSHFLYQPFGSQNYPDFLVFIFDHVVGIEIKFSKNDKGEKNLQTSRPMWNSNLPKPNAIYVYGVANADITFFKGSDILSYETREVLLKYFDTLDKDEESLKNALKDLENPFGFAPYIRKAYEHKKEFSNHHQIESFFSHNHILREQNVLKFLKTLTH, from the coding sequence ATGCTTGAAAAAGTGTTTCAAGAAATTACCAATAAAAGAAAGTTTTTTGCAAGTTCTAGCACAGGGGAGCAGTTTGAAAACCAATTTAGGAATGAATTAAAAAAACACTTTAGCGAAATCAATGGCGATTTAACAGAAGAATTAAGCCATATTGAAGAAAAGCCTAATAAAGAAATCAAAACCGCTTTTAACCAACTCAAAAAGCAAGTTTTAGAAAAAAACCACCCACACACCCTTAAAAACCCTTTTTCAAACCTTACAAGCCATTTTTTATATCAGCCTTTTGGCTCACAAAATTACCCTGATTTTTTGGTTTTTATTTTTGATCATGTGGTAGGGATTGAAATCAAGTTTTCTAAAAACGATAAGGGTGAAAAAAACCTTCAAACTTCTCGCCCCATGTGGAATTCAAACCTGCCTAAACCCAATGCGATTTATGTGTATGGAGTCGCTAATGCAGACATCACTTTTTTTAAAGGCTCAGATATTTTGAGTTATGAAACCAGAGAGGTCTTGCTCAAGTATTTTGATACTTTAGATAAAGATGAAGAAAGTTTGAAAAACGCCTTAAAAGATTTAGAAAATCCCTTTGGATTTGCCCCCTACATCAGAAAAGCTTATGAGCATAAAAAGGAATTTTCTAACCACCACCAGATTGAAAGCTTCTTTTCGCATAACCACATTTTAAGAGAACAAAATGTTTTAAAATTTTTGAAAACACTCACTCATTAG
- a CDS encoding class 1 fructose-bisphosphatase — translation MDYKHFKCKHANIVIEIISLLEKGVKKAQEILEKPDAGSYTKLENSSGDTPIKADLALDKFLEENFLSLENIKSVFSEEKETPVTKENGSYLIAYDPLDGSSVMEANFLVGTIIGVYEKDYKAQNLVASLYVVFGHKIELVVALDKVYRYAFYQNEFHFIETIVLENKGKIIASGGNQKDFSLGLKKALEGFFAENYRLRYSGSMVADVHHVLIKKGGMFSYPQKKLRKLFEVFPLALIIEKAKGEAFYFDKGVKKRLLEQSVESYHEKSECYLASPHEAQILEKYLKGE, via the coding sequence ATGGATTACAAACATTTTAAATGCAAGCATGCAAACATCGTTATAGAAATCATCAGTCTTTTAGAAAAAGGGGTTAAAAAAGCCCAAGAAATTTTAGAAAAGCCAGACGCTGGGAGTTACACTAAGTTAGAAAACAGCAGCGGGGATACGCCCATTAAAGCGGATTTAGCCCTAGATAAGTTTTTAGAAGAAAATTTTTTGAGTTTAGAAAACATCAAAAGCGTTTTTAGCGAAGAAAAAGAAACGCCTGTTACTAAAGAAAACGGCTCTTACTTGATCGCTTATGACCCCTTAGATGGGAGTTCAGTCATGGAGGCGAATTTCTTAGTAGGCACGATTATAGGGGTTTATGAAAAGGATTATAAGGCGCAAAATTTAGTTGCAAGCCTTTATGTGGTTTTTGGGCATAAAATAGAATTAGTGGTGGCTTTAGACAAGGTTTATCGTTACGCGTTTTATCAGAACGAGTTTCATTTTATAGAAACCATTGTTTTAGAAAATAAGGGTAAAATCATCGCTAGCGGAGGCAATCAAAAGGATTTTTCTTTGGGCTTAAAAAAGGCTTTAGAAGGGTTTTTTGCAGAAAATTACCGCTTACGATACTCAGGATCTATGGTGGCTGATGTCCATCATGTGCTCATCAAAAAAGGCGGAATGTTTTCCTACCCGCAAAAGAAATTGCGAAAGCTTTTTGAAGTCTTTCCTTTGGCCTTGATCATTGAAAAAGCTAAAGGGGAAGCGTTTTATTTTGATAAGGGGGTTAAAAAGCGTTTGCTAGAGCAAAGCGTAGAAAGCTACCATGAAAAAAGCGAATGCTATTTAGCCAGCCCGCATGAAGCTCAGATTTTAGAAAAATATTTAAAGGGAGAATGA
- a CDS encoding M23 family peptidase, translated as MPQNQLVITIIDESGSKQLKSSKNLKRNLIISVIILLLIVGLGVGFLKFLIAKMDTMTSERNAVLRDFRDLYQKNYTLTKEIKNKREELFIVGQKIRGLESLIEIKRGANGGGHLYDEVDLENLSLNQKHLALMLIPNGMPLKTYSAIKPTKERNHPIKKIKGVESGIDFIVPLNTPVYASADGIVDFVKTNSNVGYGNLVRIEHAFGFSSIYTHLDHVNVQPKSFIQKGQLIGYSGKSGNSGGEKLHYEVRFLGKILDAQKFLAWDLDHFQSALEENKFIEWKNLFWVLEDIVQLQEHVDKDTLKGQ; from the coding sequence ATGCCGCAAAACCAGCTTGTGATCACCATCATTGATGAATCAGGCTCTAAACAGCTCAAATCTTCTAAAAATTTAAAACGCAACCTCATCATTTCTGTTATCATTCTTTTATTGATCGTGGGGCTTGGCGTAGGGTTTTTAAAATTTTTAATCGCTAAAATGGATACGATGACAAGCGAGAGGAATGCGGTTTTAAGGGATTTTAGGGATTTGTATCAAAAAAATTACACTTTGACAAAAGAGATTAAAAACAAGCGAGAAGAGCTCTTTATTGTGGGGCAAAAGATCCGTGGGTTGGAATCCTTGATTGAAATCAAAAGAGGGGCTAATGGAGGAGGGCATCTCTATGATGAAGTGGATTTAGAAAATTTGAGCTTAAATCAAAAACATTTAGCGCTCATGCTCATTCCTAATGGCATGCCCTTGAAAACTTATAGCGCGATCAAACCCACTAAAGAAAGGAACCACCCCATTAAAAAGATTAAGGGCGTTGAATCCGGGATTGATTTTATCGTGCCATTAAACACGCCTGTTTATGCGAGCGCTGATGGGATTGTGGATTTTGTGAAGACCAATTCTAATGTGGGGTATGGGAACTTGGTGCGCATTGAACATGCGTTTGGTTTTAGCTCCATTTACACGCATTTAGATCATGTCAATGTGCAGCCTAAAAGCTTTATCCAAAAAGGGCAGTTGATTGGCTATAGCGGGAAGAGCGGCAATAGCGGCGGCGAAAAATTGCATTATGAAGTGCGCTTTTTGGGTAAAATTTTAGACGCGCAAAAATTTCTAGCATGGGATTTGGATCATTTCCAAAGCGCTTTAGAAGAAAATAAATTTATTGAATGGAAGAATTTGTTTTGGGTTTTAGAAGACATCGTCCAACTCCAAGAGCATGTGGATAAAGACACCTTAAAAGGTCAGTAG
- a CDS encoding cytochrome c1 — translation MKEFKILIILIVVVGVIYYGVEPYAHSVMHPKVAPADFAFKDLEPMDLKNGDANKGKQLVAENCTACHGIKSQNIPAPMDSLSASNSFGVVPPDLSHVAGVLNANFLAHFIKDPVKTAKLSHKFNDERPYPMPAFSQFSDQDLSDIVAYLTSILPKNLSDKEVFAQSCQRCHSLDYAKDKAFSDPKDLDNYLGSHAPDLSMMIRAKGEHGLNVFINDPQKLLPGTAMPRVGLSEQAQKQVISYLEKAGDRKKHERNTLGIKIMIFFAVLSFLAYAWKRKVWSEVH, via the coding sequence ATGAAAGAATTTAAGATTCTAATCATCCTTATTGTGGTGGTAGGCGTGATTTATTATGGGGTTGAGCCTTATGCGCATTCGGTGATGCACCCTAAAGTCGCTCCGGCAGATTTTGCTTTCAAGGATTTAGAGCCGATGGATTTAAAAAATGGCGACGCTAATAAAGGAAAACAGCTTGTAGCCGAAAATTGCACCGCTTGCCATGGCATTAAATCCCAAAACATTCCAGCCCCTATGGACAGCCTTAGCGCAAGCAACTCTTTTGGGGTCGTGCCACCGGATTTAAGCCATGTGGCGGGGGTTTTGAACGCGAATTTCTTAGCCCACTTCATCAAAGACCCCGTGAAAACGGCGAAATTGAGCCATAAATTCAACGATGAAAGGCCCTATCCTATGCCGGCGTTTTCTCAATTTAGCGATCAAGATTTGAGCGATATTGTGGCGTATCTCACTTCTATTTTGCCTAAAAACTTGAGCGATAAGGAAGTGTTTGCCCAAAGCTGTCAAAGGTGCCATAGCCTGGATTATGCTAAAGATAAGGCCTTTAGCGATCCTAAAGATTTAGACAATTATTTAGGCTCTCATGCACCTGATTTGTCCATGATGATTAGGGCTAAGGGCGAACATGGCTTGAATGTTTTCATCAACGATCCGCAAAAGCTTTTGCCTGGCACGGCTATGCCTAGAGTGGGGTTGAGTGAACAAGCTCAAAAACAAGTCATCTCTTATTTGGAAAAAGCGGGCGATAGGAAAAAACATGAAAGGAATACCTTAGGGATAAAAATCATGATTTTCTTTGCGGTGTTGTCGTTCTTGGCTTATGCGTGGAAAAGAAAAGTTTGGAGCGAAGTGCATTGA
- a CDS encoding ubiquinol-cytochrome c reductase iron-sulfur subunit, with the protein MADIQRRDFLGMSLASVTAIGAIASLVAMKKTWDPLPSVVSAGFTTIDVANMQEGQFSTVEWRGKPVYILKRSKKEGFNERRDFKIGESVFTTAIQICTHLGCIPTYQDEEKGFLCPCHGGRFTADGVNIAGTPPPRPFDIPPFKIEGTKITFGEAGAEYKKMMAKA; encoded by the coding sequence ATGGCAGATATTCAAAGGCGTGATTTTTTAGGAATGAGCCTTGCTAGCGTTACAGCTATAGGGGCTATAGCGAGTCTGGTAGCGATGAAAAAGACTTGGGATCCGCTCCCAAGCGTTGTTTCAGCCGGTTTTACGACCATAGATGTGGCGAACATGCAAGAAGGGCAGTTTTCCACGGTGGAATGGCGTGGGAAACCGGTCTATATCCTCAAGCGTTCTAAAAAAGAGGGCTTTAATGAAAGGCGCGATTTTAAAATTGGCGAGAGCGTTTTTACCACAGCCATTCAAATTTGCACGCATTTAGGGTGTATCCCCACTTATCAAGATGAAGAAAAAGGCTTTTTATGCCCATGCCATGGGGGGCGTTTCACTGCTGATGGCGTGAATATTGCCGGCACTCCCCCTCCACGCCCTTTTGATATCCCGCCCTTTAAAATTGAAGGCACTAAAATCACTTTTGGTGAAGCTGGGGCTGAATACAAGAAAATGATGGCTAAAGCGTAA
- a CDS encoding cytochrome bc complex cytochrome b subunit, protein MAEIKKAKNLGEWLDMRLGTNKLVKVLMTEYWIPKNINFLWAMGVILLTLFGVLVVSGIFLLMYYKPDAKMAFDSVNFTIMQEVAYGWLWRHMHATAASMIFVIIYIHMFVGIYYGSYKKGREMIWISGMVLFVVFSAEAFSGYMLPWGQMSYWAAAVITNLFGGIPFIGADVVEWIRGNYVVADSTLTRFFMLHVFLLPIAIILLIGVHFYSLRIPHVNNQEGEEIDFELEEKKFIEGKKKESKVIPFWPVFLSKDIFVVCAFMVFFFYLVCYHYDFAMDPINFERANSLKTPPHIYPEWYFLWSYEVLRGFFFSADLGLMAFGVAQVIFFLLPFLDRSPVVAPAHKRPAFMVWFWLLIIDMIVLTIYGKLPPLGIGKYIGLVGSITFLALFFVVLPIITIAERKKQGGVR, encoded by the coding sequence ATGGCAGAGATAAAAAAAGCGAAGAATTTAGGCGAATGGCTAGACATGCGTCTTGGCACTAACAAGCTTGTTAAAGTGCTAATGACAGAATATTGGATCCCTAAAAACATCAATTTCTTATGGGCGATGGGGGTGATTTTATTAACCCTTTTTGGCGTGCTTGTAGTCTCAGGGATTTTCTTGCTCATGTATTACAAGCCTGATGCGAAAATGGCGTTTGATAGCGTGAATTTCACCATCATGCAAGAAGTGGCTTATGGCTGGCTTTGGCGCCACATGCATGCCACGGCAGCGAGCATGATTTTTGTCATCATTTATATCCACATGTTTGTTGGTATCTATTATGGCTCTTACAAAAAGGGTCGTGAGATGATTTGGATTAGCGGGATGGTTTTGTTTGTGGTCTTTAGCGCGGAAGCCTTTAGCGGGTATATGTTGCCTTGGGGACAGATGAGCTATTGGGCTGCAGCGGTTATCACGAATTTATTTGGGGGCATTCCTTTCATTGGGGCTGATGTGGTGGAGTGGATCAGGGGCAATTATGTTGTGGCGGATTCCACTCTAACGCGCTTTTTCATGCTCCATGTGTTTTTACTGCCCATTGCGATCATTCTACTCATTGGGGTGCATTTTTATTCTTTACGCATCCCGCATGTCAATAACCAAGAAGGCGAAGAGATTGACTTTGAATTGGAAGAAAAAAAATTCATTGAAGGCAAGAAAAAAGAATCCAAAGTCATTCCTTTTTGGCCAGTGTTCTTGTCTAAAGATATTTTTGTGGTTTGTGCGTTCATGGTCTTTTTCTTTTACTTGGTGTGTTACCACTATGATTTTGCGATGGATCCCATTAACTTTGAAAGGGCTAACAGCCTTAAAACGCCACCTCACATTTACCCTGAATGGTATTTCTTGTGGAGCTATGAAGTCTTAAGGGGCTTTTTCTTTAGCGCTGATTTAGGGCTAATGGCCTTTGGCGTGGCGCAAGTGATTTTCTTCTTACTGCCCTTTTTGGACAGAAGCCCAGTCGTCGCTCCCGCGCACAAACGGCCGGCGTTTATGGTGTGGTTTTGGCTTTTAATCATTGATATGATTGTTTTAACGATCTATGGTAAATTGCCTCCGCTTGGGATTGGTAAATACATTGGTCTAGTGGGTTCAATCACTTTCCTAGCCCTTTTCTTTGTGGTGTTGCCCATTATCACTATCGCTGAAAGGAAGAAACAAGGGGGTGTTAGATGA
- a CDS encoding bifunctional folylpolyglutamate synthase/dihydrofolate synthase: MKNSHGLKAFLETKPKEYHKFDPSRFIQIYKDFKNAFFEIQAKVIHVVGTNGKGSTGRFLTLLLADQNFKVLHFTSPHVFEFRERFFLNGSVVEESVLENAHQQLQPHAFSSACSYFEYATLLAVMLAKDCDYLVLEAGLGGEFDSTNALEKTLSVFTPIDYDHKEFLGDSLESIAQTKLKAMGSLNIIAPQQELVLNAAQKIAKEKHAQLIVVQNEISKGVKDYIERYHLAHFLAMNLEVALKAFETLMPCNKQEVLKNLKPLNLIGRCELLSPNILIDVGHNPHSAKALKEEIKRVFNAPIVLIYNCYQDKDAFLVLEILKPVVKKVLILELHNERIIQLEKLKGILETLGLEHALFEDVEENENYLVYGSFLVANAFYERYPKKRD; encoded by the coding sequence ATGAAAAATAGCCATGGGTTAAAGGCGTTTTTAGAAACAAAGCCTAAGGAATACCACAAGTTTGACCCTAGCCGCTTCATTCAAATTTATAAAGATTTTAAGAACGCTTTTTTTGAGATCCAAGCGAAAGTCATTCATGTAGTAGGGACTAATGGCAAGGGCAGCACCGGGCGGTTTTTAACCCTTTTATTAGCCGATCAAAATTTTAAGGTGTTGCATTTCACCTCCCCTCATGTTTTTGAATTCAGGGAGCGCTTTTTTTTGAATGGCTCTGTTGTTGAAGAAAGCGTTTTAGAAAACGCCCACCAGCAATTGCAACCGCACGCTTTCAGCAGCGCTTGCTCGTATTTTGAATACGCTACCTTACTAGCTGTCATGCTCGCTAAAGATTGCGATTATTTGGTTTTAGAAGCGGGGCTTGGGGGGGAGTTTGACAGCACGAACGCTTTAGAAAAAACCCTAAGCGTTTTCACCCCCATTGATTATGATCATAAGGAATTTTTAGGGGATAGTTTAGAAAGCATTGCGCAAACCAAATTAAAAGCGATGGGCTCTCTTAATATCATCGCTCCCCAACAAGAACTGGTTTTAAATGCGGCTCAAAAAATCGCCAAAGAAAAACACGCGCAATTGATTGTGGTTCAAAATGAGATTTCAAAAGGAGTGAAAGATTATATTGAGCGCTACCATTTAGCCCATTTTTTAGCGATGAATTTAGAAGTGGCCCTAAAAGCGTTTGAAACGCTAATGCCATGCAATAAACAAGAAGTTTTAAAAAACCTAAAGCCCCTGAATTTAATCGGCCGTTGCGAGCTTTTAAGCCCTAATATCTTAATAGATGTGGGGCATAACCCCCATAGCGCTAAAGCCTTAAAAGAAGAAATCAAACGCGTTTTTAACGCTCCAATCGTTTTGATTTATAATTGCTATCAAGATAAGGACGCTTTTTTGGTGTTAGAAATTTTAAAGCCTGTGGTTAAAAAGGTTTTGATTTTAGAATTGCATAATGAAAGAATTATCCAATTAGAAAAACTTAAAGGGATTTTAGAAACTTTAGGGTTAGAACACGCTTTGTTTGAAGATGTGGAAGAAAATGAAAATTATTTGGTGTATGGCTCATTTCTGGTAGCCAACGCTTTTTATGAACGCTATCCAAAGAAGAGGGATTGA
- a CDS encoding M23 family peptidase has translation MFLDRRLIVMVTDSKGSRYINVHILFRQIGLYALLSVIGSLLFLGVSLLVLNKEIKNIEKQHALITKEFEKKRETNEKLSLQMDEFLDDLQLSGERINDLEEVVGVNRPEEEKEEGNFSSRLDVAGITGLQKSFIMRLIPNDYPLESYRRVSAAFNKRIHPILHVLHNHTGLDLSTAINTPVYASASGVVGLASKGWNGGYGNLIKVFHPFGFKTYYAHLNKIVVKTGEFVKKGQLIGYSGNTGMSTGPHLHYEVRFLDQPINPMSFTKWNMKDFEEVFNKERSIRWQSLITIINRLMQKQDQRLSSLKAQK, from the coding sequence GTGTTTTTAGACAGGCGTTTGATTGTGATGGTTACGGACTCTAAAGGGAGCCGTTACATTAATGTGCATATCTTATTCCGCCAAATTGGCTTGTATGCGCTGTTGAGCGTTATAGGCTCTCTATTGTTTTTAGGCGTTTCGTTACTGGTTTTAAATAAAGAAATTAAAAATATTGAAAAACAGCATGCTTTAATCACTAAAGAATTTGAGAAAAAAAGAGAGACTAATGAAAAGCTTTCTTTGCAAATGGATGAATTTTTAGACGATTTGCAACTTTCAGGGGAACGCATCAACGATTTAGAAGAAGTGGTGGGAGTGAATAGGCCTGAAGAAGAAAAAGAAGAGGGCAATTTTTCCAGCCGCTTGGATGTCGCTGGGATTACCGGGCTTCAAAAAAGCTTTATCATGCGCCTTATCCCCAATGACTACCCGCTAGAATCCTATCGGCGCGTTTCAGCCGCCTTTAATAAAAGAATCCACCCTATTTTGCATGTGTTGCACAACCATACCGGGCTTGATCTAAGCACCGCTATTAACACGCCTGTGTATGCGAGCGCAAGCGGGGTAGTGGGGTTAGCGAGCAAAGGGTGGAATGGGGGGTATGGGAATTTGATTAAAGTTTTCCACCCTTTTGGTTTTAAAACCTACTACGCCCATTTGAATAAAATCGTTGTGAAAACGGGCGAATTTGTCAAAAAAGGGCAGTTGATTGGGTATAGTGGTAATACAGGAATGAGCACAGGGCCGCATTTGCATTATGAAGTGCGTTTTTTAGATCAACCCATAAACCCCATGAGTTTCACCAAGTGGAACATGAAAGATTTTGAAGAAGTTTTCAATAAAGAAAGGAGCATCAGATGGCAATCTTTGATAACAATAATAAATCGGTTAATGCAAAAACAGGACCAGCGACTATCATCGCTCAAGGCACAAAAATAA